ctatctacaccatgaaagaacaacttgaaccctgctcctaaacttctagccttgctacctttccacctggtctcctggacacacagtatgtctaccttcctcctctgcatcatgtcacccgactctaccttttcctgtcatagttccaacattcagcgtccctattctcagtcctatactcttggcgttattcttctctctcttcctacgaacgcactttcctcctctccttcttcgaccaacagtaatccaatttccaccggcggcctgtaggtcaacagcgccgatggcggttgttgttaacccgggcctcgaccgatctggtatggaagtcataggtttgattcacatctttgatttggcaaaagttttatgccggatacCCTTCCTGAcccaaccctctgtatttatccgggcttgggactggcacaataagacactggcttgtgtcctcttgtggatACATTACAAAGTGTTCTGAGTGTGGGACATGAAATCAGACATTCAGGAGTTTAATGAGAAGAAAATCCATCCGAAAACTGTCCAATGCAGAATGATTGGTGGATTTGACTTCTGACAGcggcaggggaaaaaaaaccctaattgaggaagaaactccaggcaggacccagactctggagggcggtcatccaccttgccTGCTGTTTGGGATAGGAAATACAATAGGTAgggacagggcaaggaaaagaaagagagacagagagggagtggcagataggacagatggaattgcagtcTACAGTTTAAAGTTGAGCTCTCGTCACTGACAGGGAGGGCAGGATATTCAGGCCTTCAGATTTCTTGTCTTCCATACCTGTTCCCCATCTGTCAAGTAGAATCACATGGACagtggcagtatcttgcaaCCATATGAAGTATCAATGTAGTATGAGCAAGAAAtgcaaagaaagaaatacagaagctcctaaagtaatTACTGCAAGTCCCTTTAAcgagagagacggagaaaaatacccaCAGCAGCCTAAGCCTATAGCATCTTTTCTAAAGGAATCCATGTTgttgtccccccccacccccccgataTTAGAAAAATCATCCCTACCATGCTTAGGCCCAATAATAaaaacttcagttttgttagtGTTTAGCTTCAAGAAGTTGTGGAGCATCCAAGACTTAATATCTCTGAGGCAAATCTCTAATTTAACTAATTgctcagatttgtttgtttgaattgaTTAATATAATTGGATGTTGTCCACGTAacagtgaaaattaatgttaggTTTTCTTATAACACTTCCCGAAGGCAACATATAAAGTAAACACCGCCGGCCCCATATCAGATCCTTGCGATACGCCTCAGGTAACTCATTCTGAGGATTTATTCTTTATATGAACAGACTGAAATCGGTCAGATtaatgctgagtttttaatgcCCACTTCTTATTATAATCTCCAAAGAAGAATATTATGATCTACAATGTTGAACGCTACACTGAGGtctaataaaactaaaacagatAGAAGACCCTTATCTAATGCTATAAAAAGGTCATTTGTAACTCTTTAGCAGAGCAGTCTccatactgtagtttgttccaAAACCTGACTGAAAGTCCTCTCACAAATGACAAATattcatttagctgtttggccactGTGTTCTCTAGAATCTTAGATAGAAATGGCAGGTTGGAGATTGGTCTATAGTTTTTTAAAAGGAAGCTTATGTCTAGGCTTAGCGTCTTAAGAAGACTCGCTAAGAATTCTCTGAACTCCCCACAGTCCACTTTTTTGCCCTACCTGCCTGTTCCTACACCAGCTGAGACCTCCAGAATGCTGTTCTGAAGCTCTAGGCACCCGCCACCCTTTCCTGGTCTAGTCCTCCCTCATTTTTGAATAACCAAGCAGAACCGATCGAAGCACAAGACTGGGACAAACAGTCACCCGTCTGCACTTCTCCGCAGCTTTTTTCTGCCAAGCTTCATAAAAACTTCAAAAGACTCTCGAAACTGAAGCTCAGATCATTATACAGTACACACGTCATACATCAGAAAAGGATGACAGAAATATGAGGACATTGATATttaaatgatgataaaaaaaaatataatgaaaaatgatCCACCAACAAATCCACAGCCTTTCCTTGGGTTTCAAATGCTGAAAGCCAAATGTATTTCTTTGGTTTCCATTTCTTTCATGTAAATGTTTCTTTTCAGTATTTGGGAAATTAGCATTAAAAATTCTGTCAACAAAAAGCAGACTCCTCAggcattgtaaaaaaaatttaatataaaaatctgtcccatttttcttttttaaggtAATAATTATCAGCTGCCTTATTCAGTGTTCAAGTAAGACAACATGCTGATATTTCTTTTGTATATTCCTTGagttgttaatttaatttaaaaagtattGAAAAGAAATCGGGGCATCACGGTGGCGCAGCGGGTAGtcctgtcaccgcacagcaaggcagttccgggtttgcgtcccactctgtgcggggtttgcatgttctccccgtgtctgcgtgggttctctccgggttctctgacttcctctcacccccaaaaacatgcgcttcaggttaaaaATATCTACGTTCACTCCAGCCTCGGAAAACTCTGCTGCCATCCTGTCTGGTTGACATCACATGGTCACCTGAACGTAGAGGTTCAAGTGGAGGAAACAGAATAGAAAAACAACTCAGCCATTGTTTCAGTGTTAATTTAATCATACAAATGCTCAATTGTATAGatacaggggaaaaaaaggctttgATTTTTCTCTTCAGATAAATGTGCTATTTAATGACTGTGTAAACTTTCATCTTATCCACTCACCAGCCCATCAATCTCACATTTGTTTACAGTCCTGAACAAAAACTAGAGGATGAATCCAGAACTGCTCGGCTCGTTTATCATCATACATTCTCACAGACATACAGAAAATAACGACTGAcatgacaaaaaagaagaaatgcagAACACTGCACTGTTTGGGAGGACTCAGATGACTCTtaatacaaatacaacacaGGCTGCTGGTGAAGTTTAACAGTAGATGTGACCATAAGAACAATAAACACGACTAAAACCAAAACGATTGATAAACcaaaaatatgaattattaatgCCTTGTcactttgttatttttgtaaCACTGTCAGAATTGTATCAGTGTCTCACTTTTCATATTTAAGACCAGAATACATGATGCCCAATACATGAGAAGAGTCTGTGATAGCAGAAAGACTATAACTCATCATACAGATATGTAACATCTGACTGTGGAATCAAGAGAAACACAAATTAACCTATTTTCACAATCAGACATCAGTGCAGTGATGGTTTGAACTGTTGATTTAACACAATGTAAACAAATATTAAAGCCCAGAACATGGATCTTTATGAAAGagcaggtttttaaaaaaaaaacctaaaacgTTTTAGAAATTCTGGTATCACAAACCCAAGAAATAGCTTTGTACTATCGTAGCTATTTCTACTAACAGAACATCAGCGCTAATCCTGATGCCAACATTAGTTTTCAAATTCAAGCTATGACTAGACATGAACattgcttttttcccccaatgcattaaaaaaacaggtCATGTTGAAGTTGGTCACCTGATGGTTAATGCCACCTGCTGGCTGTAATTGGGAATTTTTTTGCCTCCACAGTGCACAAACACAGCATTTCAATTACTGTACAAGCCAAATGATGAGTCAGTTTAACCAAACAATGTAGAATTCCACACCAGAGGCACACACCCAGCAAAGCTCTATCactctaggtgtgtgtgtgtcacacaagACACGCCATCTTTTGCCCATGTAGTATACATCGTTTTCATGTCAGTTAAATCCAAAGAGAAATCATAAAATACATGCACACTCAAGAGGCATGCGCACATACAGTCACATCTACTACACACACCGTAGACATGGACTCAGACGCTACAGTCACTCATCAGCAAAATAGATTTAGATGGCTTTTTCAACTCTTCCTCAAGCCTCACTCacattctttttacacttcatCATCTATTTAAGCGAAAGCCCaccctaaaaaaaacacacctcaTGCAGTCTGAATCCTGAACCCGTAGGCAGTGTGAGTTAATAACAGATCATTGGTTCTCTAAATTTTATCTTTGGGAGACACAGGGTTCCGACACAAGGATGGTTTATTTCGCAAAGGTGAGCAAGTTCCATGTCTAAATATCTTGAAAATCGAAAATGTGGTTTCTTTacgtggttgtgtgtgttttggacacgtatatttttctttgatgGTGAACTGTAGTGTGACGTTCTTCAGTGACCACTTTTCTAACATTTCATTTGTAACGTGGTGCAGTTTTGTGTCCAAAAGAACATGATTCgaaattatctaaaaaaaaaaaattagagaagtggcttgttttcagtgtttgaGTTGAAGTCAGAGATACACCTTTGGTCTGAAAGTAGAAGTGTCTGAAAAACCACATGTAGATTCTGCCCATCTGCCAAAGTTggattttcaacattttttaccCTCACACAACAAAATCTTTTGCTGTTGCCACATTTGAGCTGTCCAGATGACAATCAGCGTAGTTTCCCAACCCTACCATCCAGATTAATCCAAATTTTTGAGCAGTTCCGTATTGAACAGATTATACCATGTTTACATCTCCTGGTCATTCATTGCTGTCGTATTCCTTCACCAAGTTGTGTGAGAAACTGGTGcatcattttcaaacaaaaggagacaaaattgaaaaaaaaaaaagttgtcaaaTTATATATGATCACCATCAATTGTTTATGAGGCTCACCAGCTTTCCAAATACTTCCAGTCCTGTGTAGTAACCCCCAAAAGCAAAGTATTCAATTTCCCACAGGAATACCAAATTGCTTAGTGTTGACGCTCCTTTAACTTAATCGTGTTTTACAATGACGATAGACGTGTATCCACATTTAAGGGTTTACAGGACTCTTAAATGAAGCATTCACACATGTGAATCTAGGTGTTGATGTCAGATGGGATGTTTTACTGCAGCAGAAGTAATCCGTCATCCCGCTGTAGTTGGTGTTTCTGTGGAACGGGCCATAGGGTTGGGAGAGGGTTGTCATGAGtcaatataaaacaaatgttcttCCCCCCTCTCTGACTCCTCCAAGAGCTTATCTTTCAACAAAGGGGTTGGGGGCAGTCTTTGTCATCCTAGCTCTGTCCAAATGGATAGGGTCCGTGAATACCCTGAAAAAACATGAGAATGCACGTCACCAGGCTTTAGTGGAGTTAAAGACAGCAATCAAAGTTCATGCGTATGTGGACAAAAGTTAAACTGAAATAATTCCATATCAAATCAAGCTAACACACTCTCCTGACGGCTCAGGGGATATATGCTTACATTTCCATGGGTATGCATGAGCTGCACAACataacagtattttccgcactataaggcgcactggactataaggcgcacctttaatgaatggcctattctaaaactttttcatatacaAAGCTCACTGTTTTATAAGGCagactgttggtttttgaaaaattaaaaagcttttaggtgtgccttatagtgcggaaaatactctAACTTAACTATGAATAAGAATTTGATTCAATTCATATTGAAATGATAACTATTTTTTGAAGAAGGTTATTTGGTTCTGAACTGTggaaacctcttggatgagcTAACAACATTTAGTTCTGTTTACGACTACAACTGCTaaccaaacaacattttatttgaaattaatgagCAAGTTTTAGTTCTTCACACCTTTCTCTCAAGGTGTGGGCTTCAAGAAAGCTGAACAATCACACGTAACATAAATCAGAGACtaaaaaggaaatgcagaggTGTTGAAGCAGATATTTGATTCATGCATACCTGACCATAGGTCATGACAGATAGATTGGTTTGGAGACCATTCGATGCTCTATTTACAGCGTTATGAGACAGTCCATTCTGATCTTGTTGGATTGACTCCTGCGTACGTTCCCAGGCTCCACTGGGATCTTTGAAGCTGTTGTCAGTGGTGTCCTGCTTGTTCTTCTGTGGCGATGCAAAGGGGTTGAAGTCTCCCTGAATGCTGCGCTGGGGTTGGGTGTTGAATTCTGTCTcaaatgaggacagctgttggGTCACACCGAGGAGACCTCCAACTTCTACACTAAGAATCACCCAGATTACATCTGTAGAGAAATGAAGCAtacacagatggatggataaaccaAACTATTTTCTAACAACTTGAGTTTATAAttcatgtttttgattttattaatcAGACTAAACCATAGACTTGGCTGAGGAAACTGATGAATTCATGACAGTAGTTAATAAACATGTAGCATAATGGAATAGAGGTTCACTGCAACCTGCATTACtgtaggtttttttgtttttatttttgatgactTCCTACCTCCGTAGAATAATCCAGTGGCTGTACACATCCTCCACTGGCCTTGGTACATGCCTGGAGCTGTGGGACTTCGCATCTGCACACTCACTTCTGATATTTCTTGGGGGTCTAGTGACTTTACTACTACTGTGTTTACATGCCCAAACTGATCTCCACCAATGTATTTAAGACCAACTCCAGGAGGCCATGACTCTGCACCTATAACATAAACGGATTAGAACAATCAAACAACAAAGACCACAATGCTGCACCCTGGTTTTGGTTCACATTCCATTCAAAGACTGCTTGTATGGAAAAAGCAAAGTATGgctaaaatataaatgtaattaaatgctCCAGACCTGTGTTTTGTATTCTCCAGGTCTTTGTGAACGATGTGTCTGGAGGAACAGACTCTCCTTCACCAATTGTGACATCTTCAACAAAGGACATGGATGGTGTGTTGACATTGGGACTTTCAAAGTCATAATATGCACCAATAGCAGCTTGCAGGTTCCTGTTCCAAAAAAAGAAGGGCATGTAGGTATGCATGAAAAAGAATCTGTTTTTAAAACTGCAATATAAGCGTAcatattattacatatttttggTGCAGATTGTTCTGGAatctgaattattattttttcctctgtcaACAGATCTAAGAGATGGACAGTCTTTCTGAACAGCTGCCTGACAATGTGTTTGAGTGAATATGACAGTCTACAAATGTGATTCTGACaactaaaagaaaacaacatccTAAAATACAGTGCTGTGTTTACTCTTTGGTCCTGCTTCTAAAGAGTTTTATTCCTGTAATCACCTCATATTGACATGTGTTGGGTCTTCATATAAAATTCACCATAATACAATCTGAAGAAACAGATGATGTAggttttaaaccttttttttctaatacCGGCCGGGCCTGACATGAAAGGATACTTGGCACAATTAATTTCAGGCGAACATACCCAGACCTGTTTAAAAACATGTCTGTAACACATTACAATCAGCTCCATTCATTATCACTTACACagaacattttcagaagaatgGAGTTTGTTGACAAGTCTCATCAACATGCCAAAAAGAAGGTGGCAGGGCCttaaatacagtaaaaacactaaaaagc
This sequence is a window from Antennarius striatus isolate MH-2024 chromosome 5, ASM4005453v1, whole genome shotgun sequence. Protein-coding genes within it:
- the ilrun gene encoding protein ILRUN; its protein translation is MEGTDMDVDAELMQKFSCMGTTDKDVLISEFQRLLGFQLNPAGCAFFLDMTNWNLQAAIGAYYDFESPNVNTPSMSFVEDVTIGEGESVPPDTSFTKTWRIQNTGAESWPPGVGLKYIGGDQFGHVNTVVVKSLDPQEISEVSVQMRSPTAPGMYQGQWRMCTATGLFYGDVIWVILSVEVGGLLGVTQQLSSFETEFNTQPQRSIQGDFNPFASPQKNKQDTTDNSFKDPSGAWERTQESIQQDQNGLSHNAVNRASNGLQTNLSVMTYGQGIHGPYPFGQS